GCGCCCGTGTCCCATCGAGATTGACGCTGTATCCCTTTTCGAAATCGGCCTCGGCCTCGCCAGAAACAACAGCAGCGAGATGGAAGATGATGTCGGGGCGACCGCTCAATAGGCGGTCGGCGGCGCCCGGCTGGGTGAGGTCGCATGTCATGGTTTCGCATCGTCCCGAGAACCCGGCTGGCGCTGAAGGTGCGATCACATCCGCGAGCGTCAGGATTTCGGGGCCGTCCGTGCCGGGGAGGGGATTTGCGACCAGGCTTTCAGTGAATTTGCGCCCGATCATGCCTGCGGCGCCAATGACGAGGATATGCATCTGTGTCACCTTTTCGTTCGGACTGGGCCGAATTAAGATGAACGAAACCTATCCGAAAGTTAATGGTGCGCTAGAAGCAAGATTGAACTGACCGATCAGGAATTCTGATCGACTCCTGTTCAATAGCGCTGAAAACCAGCTGTGCCGCGGGGGAAAGCGGTCGTCCCGGCTGGCTGATGAGTGAGAAGGGCCCGAGGAAATCGGGCATGGCAACTGAAAGACGGCGTATGAGCCCGGCTTTTTCGTGATGTTGGCTCACGCTGCAGGGAATGACCGCCAGCAGGCAGGAATGAAGCAACAGGTCGATGGTCGCGAACATCGAAGACGCTTCGATGGGATGGGCGGGCAAGGGCAGAAGTGCGGTGGTGAATGCGGCTTCTATCGCCCGTCTCATGGGGCTCGGTGCCGTCTGGAGAATCCATTTTTCGTTCGCGACGTCCTGCAGTGTCAGGGTGCCGGGGTCGGGCATCGGGTTATGGATGCTGGTCACGACGCAAAGCGGCTCCAGGGCGAGCTCACGACAATCGAGCGCCATCGGGCCGTGCAAGCCGAGTGCTCGCCCAATGACGAAGTCGAGGCGACCCGTTTCCATACCCAGCAAGAGGCCATCGCTTGTGTCGATGGTCAGTGAGAGACTGATGCCCGGTTGCGTCTGGGCGATGCGGGCAAAGACGGGCGAAATGATGTCGGGCAGGGCGGCCACAATCGAGCCCACGCGCACCGTGCCATAGGTCCCTTCCTGCATCGCGTTCATATCGAGCTGGAGCCTGTCGATATCATTGAGCATCAGGCGGGCATGGCGCGCGGCCAGAACGCCGCTTGGGGTGGGAAATACCCCCTGTGACGAGCGCTCGAAAAGACGTGTGTTCAGCGCGTGTTCGACCTCCTGCAGCAGCTTGGACACCGAAGGCTGGGAGAGATTCATCCGCTCGGCAGCGCGGTGCAGGTTATTGGTCGCTTCAAGTTCCAGAATGAGCCGGAGATGACGCAGCTTGAGACGGTTGATGAGAGAATGGGCGGTCATGAGATGGATATCCGCGTCACATAACGAGTGGACAGCCGCTGGGGCTCAGGGGCGCGCATGGGGCTTCAGATGCGCTCTCGCACCATGACAATAGCTGAAACATACGCTGTATCGCGTGCAACGGCCGGGGCCTGACCCTTGATGTCATGAAACGGCCGCACCTAGACCTGCTGGCTCAGCGATATCTGCGGGATGCACTGGCGCAGGAGTGTCATGACGGTAAGGGCTGCCGGAGTTGGCGCGCGTTCACGCACGGTCATGATCCCCCACGGGGCGACATTGAAGGAAAAATCGATCGGCAGAATTGCGATCTGACCGAAATCTGATTGCAGGGCGGCGGCCGGGGCCGAAAGCAGGGTGAGCGCCTGGCTGCGCGTGATGTAGGCGAGTGTCATCATCCAGGAATCCGATGAGACGATGCGGGTTGGCAGGGGCAGTTCGCGCTCGAGAAAGAGTTCCTCTAGGCGCTGGCGCGACCGGCTGCCGCGACGCTGGAGAATCCAGGGAAATTCAGACAGGGTTTCGAGCGTATGCGGCCCCGAAACAGCGAGCGGATGGTCTGGAGCTGCTGCCACAACGAGTTGCTCTGATGCAATCTCCTCATAGCTTACAGGATGAGCCGACGGAATGACGGGGCGACGGCCCAGCATGATGTCGATCTGTCCATCGATGAGCATCTGGAAAAGACTGTCGCTTGGGCCACTGCGTATCTCGAGCTCGATTTCAGGATAATCATCCTGTGCAATGCGCAACATGTCGGCGAGCGACTGCACCACCGGGCCATCGATGGCGCCAATCGAGACATGGCCAATCCTGCCATCGACAAGGGCGTTCAGTTCAACGCGCGTACGCTCGAGTTCATCGAGCATGACCAGCGCATGGCGGGTCAGGACCTCGCCTGCAAAGGTGGGGATCATCCGTCGCCCCTCCAGCCGGAACAGCCGGATTTTCATCAACTCCTCGAGATCGCCGATGAGTTTGGAAGCGGCAGGCTGGGCCATGCCAAGGCTCTCGGCCGCGGCCAACAGCGTCGAGTGGCGCGAAAAAGCCGCGAGAAGTTGCAGATGCCGAAGCTTGAGACGCGACGCGATGAACCAGAACGGGCCAAGATGGGAATGTGACATGGCAAGTTTCATATTAAAATAGGTATGGATTGTATCGATACGAGTATTGGACGCTCCCCGTTCCGGGTGAATATTTCTACGTCCACGACATCGCTGGAACATCCCGTTTCCAGCGTCCATCAAAATGATCGTGAGGAAATATCATGGCCGTTCAGACAATCAGAAGCGCTGCTGTCATCGGTGCGGGCTATATGGGCGGCGGTATTGCGCAAAGCATGGCGGCGGCCGGTATGCGTGTCACGCTGGCTGATATTTCGCCCGAGGCCACGCAGCGTGCCCATGAACGCCTGCTGGGTGAGGCGCGCGCCTTCGAGGATCAGGGGCTCATCCTGCCGGGCAGCTATGATCGTATCATGACCAATCTCACCACAGCCTCCTCAATCGAGGATGCCGTACGCGACGTCGATTTCATCGAAGAGGCCGTCTTCGAGCGTGAAGACGTCAAGAAAGAGGTCCTGGGGCGTATCAGCGCGGCGGCGCGGCCCGATGCCATTATCGGGACCAACACCTCCACCATTCCTGTGCATGTGCTCGCCCCGTTTGTGACCGGGCAGGCCCGTTTTCTCACGGTGCATTTCAGCAATCCGGCCCCGTTCATTCCGGGTGTCGAGCTTGTATCGGGTGTGGAAACGACAAAGGAGGTCGTCGCAACGGTCAAGGAGATGCTGGGCCGCGTGAATCGCCAGTCGGCCGAGGTGGCAGATCGCCCGACCTTCGTGCTGAACCGCCTGCAATATGTGCTGTTCAAGGAAGCGAACACCATTGTGGAAGAGGGGATCGCCACGCCGCAGGATGTGGACACGATCGTGCGCTCCACCTTCGGCTTCCGCCTGCCTTTCTTCGGGCCATTTGCCATTGCCGACATGGCGGGTCTGGAAGTGTATGTGAATGGTTTCGTAACGGCCGAGAATGCGTTTGGCGAGCGTCTTTCATGCCCGGACACGGTGAAGAAACTCGTCGCGGAGGGCAAATACGGGGTCAAGAACGGCGCGGGATATTACG
The sequence above is drawn from the Asaia bogorensis NBRC 16594 genome and encodes:
- a CDS encoding LysR family transcriptional regulator yields the protein MTAHSLINRLKLRHLRLILELEATNNLHRAAERMNLSQPSVSKLLQEVEHALNTRLFERSSQGVFPTPSGVLAARHARLMLNDIDRLQLDMNAMQEGTYGTVRVGSIVAALPDIISPVFARIAQTQPGISLSLTIDTSDGLLLGMETGRLDFVIGRALGLHGPMALDCRELALEPLCVVTSIHNPMPDPGTLTLQDVANEKWILQTAPSPMRRAIEAAFTTALLPLPAHPIEASSMFATIDLLLHSCLLAVIPCSVSQHHEKAGLIRRLSVAMPDFLGPFSLISQPGRPLSPAAQLVFSAIEQESIRIPDRSVQSCF
- a CDS encoding LysR family transcriptional regulator; this encodes MSHSHLGPFWFIASRLKLRHLQLLAAFSRHSTLLAAAESLGMAQPAASKLIGDLEELMKIRLFRLEGRRMIPTFAGEVLTRHALVMLDELERTRVELNALVDGRIGHVSIGAIDGPVVQSLADMLRIAQDDYPEIELEIRSGPSDSLFQMLIDGQIDIMLGRRPVIPSAHPVSYEEIASEQLVVAAAPDHPLAVSGPHTLETLSEFPWILQRRGSRSRQRLEELFLERELPLPTRIVSSDSWMMTLAYITRSQALTLLSAPAAALQSDFGQIAILPIDFSFNVAPWGIMTVRERAPTPAALTVMTLLRQCIPQISLSQQV
- a CDS encoding 3-hydroxyacyl-CoA dehydrogenase family protein is translated as MAVQTIRSAAVIGAGYMGGGIAQSMAAAGMRVTLADISPEATQRAHERLLGEARAFEDQGLILPGSYDRIMTNLTTASSIEDAVRDVDFIEEAVFEREDVKKEVLGRISAAARPDAIIGTNTSTIPVHVLAPFVTGQARFLTVHFSNPAPFIPGVELVSGVETTKEVVATVKEMLGRVNRQSAEVADRPTFVLNRLQYVLFKEANTIVEEGIATPQDVDTIVRSTFGFRLPFFGPFAIADMAGLEVYVNGFVTAENAFGERLSCPDTVKKLVAEGKYGVKNGAGYYGQYTPEEAAALVAYRNKAYAKMAELLRELGPSPLEKK